In one Corallococcus sp. EGB genomic region, the following are encoded:
- a CDS encoding tetratricopeptide repeat protein, producing MSRRTHASFPVPFLGALCALLLAVPAAQAQPPDAALKEEVKQRLGKVEQSLDDWDVGAARRELAEVEKRVPPELEPLKYFQGRVAFEDGQYDDAVTLLEGANIEDKPGSYLRLAKDTRAIIKDHQRAESEHFIFFYPKGKEEILVPYALETLESIHRALAEDLGWTPPGKVRVEVVNNARELSRVSTLTEKQIRTTGTIAICKFNKLMVTSPKAVAQGYDWQDTLAHEYVHLVVSQLSHNTVPIWLHEGLAKFLESRWRGTGGLAMTPSTQALLGKRVKEDKLIPFEKMHPSIAMLPTAEDAATAFAEVFYAIDYIHGTKGTAGLRTLLQELKAGQPDKKAVEAATGMPFPLFEKTWLAYVKKQPFPQELVPRDDRVVLKEDAKGEKKDSEKKGREISFGGFSEVTEVPARKFAHLGEVLRERNRVKAAAEEYARAHKLVGDKYESVSNKFALALLELRRLDEAEAVLRGSLRMHPGSPATNVHLGRILLFRKDYPKAKTAYLEALASDPFDPEIHVALTRIHGALGETALATRTRVAAANLTGLKPDDVDRAAQAFLRAEDELSETKNVPASTPDVPKPAPAPAPKQAPRPAK from the coding sequence GTGAGCCGCCGCACGCACGCGTCGTTCCCGGTCCCGTTCCTCGGTGCCCTGTGCGCCCTCCTCCTCGCCGTGCCCGCGGCCCAAGCGCAGCCGCCCGACGCGGCCCTCAAGGAAGAGGTGAAGCAGCGGCTGGGCAAGGTGGAGCAGTCGCTGGACGACTGGGACGTGGGCGCCGCCCGCCGCGAGCTGGCCGAGGTCGAGAAGCGCGTGCCGCCCGAGCTGGAGCCCCTGAAGTACTTCCAGGGGCGCGTGGCCTTCGAGGACGGCCAGTACGACGACGCGGTGACGCTCCTGGAAGGCGCCAACATCGAGGACAAGCCCGGCAGCTACCTGCGGCTGGCCAAGGACACGCGCGCCATCATCAAGGACCACCAGCGCGCGGAGAGCGAGCACTTCATCTTCTTCTACCCGAAGGGCAAGGAGGAGATCCTGGTGCCCTACGCGCTGGAGACGCTGGAGTCCATCCACCGCGCGCTCGCGGAGGACCTGGGCTGGACGCCTCCGGGCAAGGTGCGCGTGGAGGTGGTGAACAACGCGCGCGAGCTGTCCCGCGTCAGCACGCTGACGGAGAAGCAGATCCGCACCACCGGCACCATCGCCATCTGCAAGTTCAACAAGCTGATGGTGACGAGCCCCAAGGCCGTGGCGCAGGGCTACGACTGGCAGGACACGCTGGCCCACGAGTACGTGCACCTGGTGGTCAGCCAGCTGTCCCACAACACCGTGCCCATCTGGCTGCACGAGGGCCTGGCCAAGTTCCTGGAGTCGCGCTGGCGCGGCACGGGCGGACTGGCCATGACGCCCTCCACGCAGGCGCTGCTCGGCAAGCGCGTGAAGGAGGACAAGCTCATCCCCTTCGAGAAGATGCACCCCTCCATCGCCATGCTGCCCACGGCCGAGGACGCGGCCACCGCGTTCGCGGAGGTGTTCTACGCCATCGACTACATCCACGGCACCAAGGGCACCGCGGGCCTGCGCACCCTCTTGCAGGAATTGAAGGCGGGCCAGCCGGACAAGAAGGCGGTGGAGGCGGCGACGGGCATGCCCTTCCCCCTCTTCGAGAAGACGTGGCTCGCCTACGTGAAGAAGCAGCCCTTCCCCCAGGAGCTGGTGCCGCGCGACGACCGCGTGGTGCTCAAGGAGGACGCCAAGGGGGAGAAGAAGGACAGCGAGAAGAAGGGGCGTGAAATCTCCTTCGGCGGCTTCTCCGAGGTGACCGAGGTGCCCGCGCGCAAGTTCGCGCACCTGGGCGAGGTCTTGCGCGAGCGCAACCGCGTGAAGGCCGCCGCGGAGGAGTACGCGCGGGCGCACAAGCTGGTGGGCGACAAGTACGAGTCCGTCTCCAACAAGTTCGCGCTCGCGCTCCTGGAGCTGCGCCGGCTGGACGAGGCGGAGGCCGTGCTGCGCGGGTCGCTGCGCATGCACCCGGGCTCGCCCGCCACCAACGTGCACCTGGGCCGCATCCTGCTGTTCCGCAAGGACTACCCGAAGGCGAAGACGGCGTACCTGGAGGCGCTGGCCTCGGACCCGTTCGACCCGGAGATCCACGTGGCCCTCACGCGCATCCACGGCGCGCTGGGGGAGACGGCGCTCGCGACGCGCACGCGCGTGGCCGCCGCCAACCTCACGGGCCTCAAGCCCGATGACGTGGACCGCGCCGCCCAGGCCTTCCTGCGCGCGGAGGACGAGCTGTCGGAGACGAAGAACGTCCCCGCCAGCACGCCCGACGTCCCGAAGCCGGCGCCCGCGCCCGCTCCGAAGCAGGCGCCGCGGCCCGCGAAGTAG
- a CDS encoding DUF4142 domain-containing protein, which produces MKRTLHGVTLAAVLFTGGISLAQNATSANPPPGKTTTAKGMLDFKGFEVPAEPKAFLERLHYINQSEIKQAKLAQQNSQNPDVKSYADMMIKSHTDADKKVTDYAKTQNMKLTEMPTPANDTEKKAMAADKADMEKLQALKGAPFDSAYMAGQVAAHDAAIGKVMAAQHGMNATGELATMLTTLTKELPQHRDMAYQTLGKLSEAMGVGGGGMQGGTMDHGSMGGSTGTTGGATKTK; this is translated from the coding sequence ATGAAGCGCACCCTGCACGGAGTCACCCTCGCCGCGGTCCTCTTCACCGGCGGCATCTCTCTGGCCCAGAACGCCACGTCCGCAAACCCGCCTCCCGGCAAGACGACCACCGCGAAGGGCATGCTGGACTTCAAGGGCTTCGAGGTCCCCGCGGAGCCGAAGGCCTTCCTGGAGCGCCTGCACTACATCAACCAGTCGGAGATCAAGCAGGCCAAGCTCGCGCAGCAGAACTCGCAGAACCCGGACGTGAAGTCCTACGCGGACATGATGATCAAGTCCCATACCGACGCGGACAAGAAGGTCACGGACTATGCGAAGACCCAGAACATGAAGCTGACGGAGATGCCCACCCCCGCCAACGACACGGAGAAGAAAGCCATGGCCGCGGACAAGGCGGACATGGAGAAGCTCCAGGCGCTGAAGGGCGCGCCGTTCGACTCGGCCTATATGGCCGGCCAGGTGGCCGCGCATGACGCCGCCATTGGCAAGGTGATGGCCGCCCAGCACGGCATGAACGCCACGGGCGAGCTGGCCACGATGCTCACCACCCTCACCAAGGAGCTGCCCCAGCACCGCGACATGGCCTACCAGACGCTGGGCAAGCTGAGTGAGGCCATGGGCGTGGGCGGCGGCGGCATGCAGGGCGGCACCATGGACCACGGCTCCATGGGCGGCTCGACGGGCACCACCGGCGGTGCGACGAAGACGAAGTAA
- a CDS encoding S9 family peptidase — protein sequence MPLSLFAALALGASPAPAPHPFNQQDLVTLRRLSSPRVSPDGRQVAYVLRSTDLEANRGRTDLWLANLDGSAPRQLTSHPDSDSDPVWAPDGKSLFFLSSRGGSSQVWRLPVDGGEPLAVTKLPLDVNSFALSRDGQQLAVALDVSPDCADLACNTQRAAEASKKKTTGRAYDQLFARHWDTWRDGTRSHLFVVPVAGGTAVDVMKGMDADAPSKPFGGAEEFTFTPDGKGVVFAARDVGATESWSTDLDLFFAPTDGKTKPRKLTEKNRATDTSPVFSPDGKTLAYVAMSRPGYESDRFRVILRTWPGGQERVLTQDWDRSAGSLAWSHDGATLYTTANDVGQNAVFALDVASGKPRRLTQAGNADGAQPAADGQVVYALDDLDSPADLYAMKADGTGARQLTQVNQDMLAGMKFGAFEQFDFPGWNNETVHGYVVKPVDFDPKRQYPLAFLIHGGPQGSFGNHFHYRWNPQVYAGRGYVAVMIDFHGSTGYGQAFTDSIAGDWGGKPLEDLQKGLNAALQKYPFIHKTKRCALGGSYGGYMINWIAGNWADGFQCLVNHDGIFDERAAFYDTEELWFPEWEHKALPWEKPETYEKFNPVNQVAKWKTPMLVIHGGRDYRVVDTQGIATFTALQRRGIPSRFLYFPDENHWVLKPQNSIQWHDEVLGWLDRWTRK from the coding sequence GTGCCCCTGTCGCTCTTCGCGGCCCTGGCGCTCGGCGCAAGCCCCGCGCCCGCGCCGCATCCGTTCAATCAACAGGACCTGGTCACGCTGCGCCGGCTCAGCAGCCCGCGCGTCTCGCCGGACGGCCGCCAGGTCGCCTACGTGCTGCGCTCCACCGACCTGGAGGCGAACCGGGGGCGCACCGACCTGTGGCTCGCCAACCTGGACGGCTCCGCCCCCCGCCAGCTCACCTCCCATCCGGACAGCGACAGCGACCCCGTCTGGGCCCCGGACGGCAAGAGCCTCTTCTTCCTGTCCTCGCGCGGCGGCTCCTCCCAGGTGTGGCGCCTGCCCGTGGACGGCGGTGAGCCGCTGGCCGTCACGAAGCTGCCGCTGGACGTGAACAGCTTCGCGCTGTCTCGCGATGGCCAGCAGCTGGCGGTGGCGCTGGACGTGAGCCCGGACTGCGCGGACCTCGCGTGCAACACGCAGCGCGCCGCGGAGGCCTCCAAGAAGAAGACCACCGGCCGCGCGTATGATCAGCTCTTCGCCCGCCACTGGGACACGTGGCGCGACGGCACGCGCTCCCACCTGTTCGTCGTCCCGGTGGCCGGCGGCACGGCCGTGGACGTGATGAAGGGCATGGACGCGGACGCGCCCAGCAAGCCCTTTGGCGGCGCGGAGGAGTTCACCTTCACGCCGGACGGCAAGGGCGTCGTCTTCGCCGCGCGCGACGTGGGCGCCACCGAGTCGTGGTCCACCGACCTGGACCTCTTCTTCGCGCCCACCGACGGCAAGACGAAGCCGCGCAAGCTCACGGAGAAGAACCGCGCCACGGACACGAGCCCCGTGTTCAGCCCGGACGGCAAGACGCTCGCGTACGTGGCCATGTCCCGCCCCGGCTACGAGTCCGACCGCTTCCGCGTCATCCTGCGCACGTGGCCGGGCGGCCAGGAGCGCGTGCTCACCCAGGACTGGGACCGCTCCGCCGGCTCGCTCGCGTGGAGCCACGACGGCGCCACGCTCTACACCACCGCCAACGACGTGGGGCAGAACGCGGTGTTCGCGCTGGACGTGGCCAGCGGCAAGCCGCGCCGCCTCACGCAGGCGGGCAACGCGGACGGCGCCCAGCCCGCGGCGGACGGCCAGGTCGTCTACGCGCTGGATGACCTGGACTCGCCCGCGGACCTGTACGCGATGAAGGCGGACGGCACCGGCGCGCGCCAGCTCACCCAGGTGAACCAGGACATGCTCGCGGGCATGAAGTTCGGCGCCTTCGAGCAGTTCGACTTCCCGGGCTGGAACAACGAGACGGTGCACGGCTACGTGGTGAAGCCCGTGGACTTCGACCCGAAGCGCCAGTACCCGCTGGCCTTCCTCATCCACGGCGGGCCGCAGGGCAGCTTCGGCAACCACTTCCATTACCGGTGGAACCCGCAGGTGTACGCGGGCCGCGGCTACGTGGCGGTGATGATCGACTTCCACGGCTCCACCGGCTACGGCCAGGCCTTCACGGACTCCATCGCGGGGGACTGGGGCGGCAAGCCGCTGGAGGACCTGCAGAAGGGCCTCAACGCCGCGCTCCAGAAGTACCCCTTCATCCACAAGACGAAGCGGTGCGCGCTGGGCGGCAGCTACGGCGGCTACATGATCAACTGGATCGCCGGCAACTGGGCGGACGGCTTCCAGTGCCTGGTGAACCACGACGGCATCTTCGACGAGCGCGCCGCCTTCTACGACACCGAGGAGCTCTGGTTCCCCGAGTGGGAGCACAAGGCGCTGCCGTGGGAGAAGCCGGAGACGTATGAGAAGTTCAACCCGGTGAACCAGGTGGCGAAGTGGAAGACGCCCATGCTCGTCATCCACGGCGGCCGCGACTACCGCGTGGTGGACACGCAGGGCATCGCCACCTTCACCGCGCTCCAGCGCCGGGGCATCCCGTCCCGCTTCCTGTACTTCCCGGACGAGAACCACTGGGTGCTCAAGCCGCAGAACAGCATCCAGTGGCACGACGAGGTGCTGGGCTGGCTGGACCGCTGGACGCGCAAGTAG
- the fliB gene encoding flagellin lysine-N-methylase: MTASAPRYMARFRCIAEACEDTCCAGLTVPISEPRWSLLRQKVAGTPDEARVAALIAPNPDGATGQQAGILGKRADGHCAFLDEAKLCSLQRRYGEPVLPDGCSVFPRVLTRWGAQVEMAGSLACPETARLCLLAEDALVREPVPEEQALRPQVARQVAAGDDAWTAHADAVREAMLRLLSRREAPFAARLFALGRMALDLGGFYFPGTAAFGPADSERLASILREYDSADTLTSLRAQLDALELPGGPWAGICAAVLRSREAAVSSPRFLSLMSDVRASYGGADARPDDAWRLHAGRRSALESLHGERVHQYFLHHALNHVLRHPFTEAESLLNAVFLLVLRASVARWVLLGHPAVVALLAAPGTPVAALDAAAVESFQVVAKHVEQAPTFLDFARGLAGEGPETFARLLILVKGL, translated from the coding sequence ATGACCGCCTCCGCCCCTCGCTACATGGCGCGCTTCCGCTGCATCGCGGAGGCGTGCGAGGACACCTGCTGCGCCGGGCTCACGGTGCCCATCAGCGAGCCGCGCTGGAGCCTGCTGCGCCAGAAGGTCGCGGGCACGCCGGACGAAGCGCGCGTCGCGGCGCTGATTGCTCCGAACCCGGACGGGGCCACGGGCCAGCAGGCCGGCATCCTGGGCAAGCGCGCGGACGGACACTGCGCCTTCCTGGACGAAGCGAAGCTGTGCTCGCTCCAGCGCCGGTACGGTGAGCCCGTGTTGCCGGACGGCTGCTCCGTCTTCCCGCGAGTCCTCACGCGCTGGGGCGCACAGGTGGAGATGGCCGGGTCGCTCGCGTGTCCGGAGACCGCGCGCCTGTGCCTGCTGGCGGAGGACGCGCTGGTGCGCGAGCCCGTGCCCGAGGAGCAGGCCCTGCGTCCCCAGGTCGCGAGGCAGGTGGCGGCGGGGGACGACGCGTGGACGGCCCACGCGGACGCCGTGCGCGAAGCGATGCTGCGGCTCCTGAGCCGGCGCGAAGCCCCGTTCGCCGCGCGCCTGTTCGCGCTGGGCCGCATGGCGCTGGACCTGGGCGGCTTCTACTTCCCGGGGACGGCGGCGTTCGGACCAGCAGATTCGGAGCGGCTCGCGAGCATCCTTCGTGAGTATGACTCCGCGGACACCCTCACGTCCCTGCGCGCGCAGCTCGATGCGCTGGAGCTGCCCGGAGGCCCGTGGGCCGGCATCTGCGCCGCCGTGCTCCGCTCACGCGAAGCCGCGGTCAGCAGCCCGCGCTTCCTCTCGCTCATGAGCGACGTGCGCGCGTCCTACGGTGGCGCGGACGCGCGTCCCGACGACGCGTGGCGGCTCCACGCCGGCCGGCGCTCCGCCCTGGAGTCCCTGCACGGGGAGCGCGTGCACCAGTACTTCCTGCACCACGCGCTCAACCACGTCCTGCGCCACCCGTTCACCGAGGCCGAGAGCCTCCTGAACGCCGTGTTCCTGCTCGTGCTGCGCGCCTCCGTGGCGCGCTGGGTGCTGCTCGGGCACCCCGCCGTGGTGGCGCTGTTGGCCGCGCCCGGCACGCCCGTGGCCGCGCTGGACGCCGCCGCCGTGGAGTCGTTCCAGGTCGTCGCCAAGCACGTGGAGCAGGCGCCCACGTTCCTGGACTTCGCCAGGGGCCTGGCCGGCGAAGGTCCGGAGACCTTCGCGCGGCTGCTCATCCTGGTGAAGGGCCTGTAG
- a CDS encoding TIGR02266 family protein, with protein sequence MDQGRRTSDRKSVGLLVKLKHESVGSFTEEFATNISPGGMFIRSRTPQAVGTPVRFEVQIANGVRVLQGTATVRWVRELNDPAGPPGMGLQFQELDTASRALVDMMLQRKAGGAAPVAAPLPSIAPVVAPGIAPLAAPGIAPVRPPVAAPVPVAAAPRPAAVPARPAAVAPPAAPARPASGGAALDSLFDDLDAPSSPALAVDEPLSLGGADEPFSLGTPDEALGLAEADSANDVDIPLDELIAGTPPPAVQGVLSGDDEPLPGLDFELEPPSVDAPIAMGQALEEVPIEVGLSVEDSAASGAGDAGGFELDFSDAFESAPPPRAAPVPPAPVQRAAPPPPPPAVKPPAPPAPAPSSGGSTEFDFDLSSLDDNPLELAHEPKSSGRQRPPLGREPASSPGRAAAPGLGREPGSAAGRAPGLGREPGSAAGRAPGLGREPGSAAGRAAPGLGLEPGSAGRAAPGLGLEPRSSAGRPAAPGLGLEPGSAGRAAVPGLGREPGSVAGRPAARAPGELPLEPGSFANRPAAPGPTAGRAPDLALEPASSWGRAVPPAPPQPPAPPRSSGGSTEFDLDLSVDDDGPLELAREPVSSPGRPRPVAPPPQPSALPPSVRQAPSAPAAPSAPAMLAPAAAPVPAAPAPLDANGQVRPIYLTPPQQPLSGTGPVIGIDLGTTNSCVALLTNGRPVVLRSREGYNTIPSVISLSAQNKLLVSHRAKNQLVLRPTQTIYGAKRLVGRPYDSAVVKQVRERFHYEITPDAAGRAAVRLGNDVLSLEEVQGIILRECKEMAESHLNQKVERAVVTVPAYYSEPQREAVRKAGAMAGLKVERILNEPTSAALAYGLNRELNKKVLVYDLGGGTFDATILRIEKNVFEVLGTGGDIFLGGIDFDNLIVDFLLERFQEKEGIAFNGDGIALSRVGDAAERAKMALSERSTFEVHIPMLMMDDAGRPRDLRVTMTRQELEKICDPLLNRTVDVVRDVLLDSKLKASEVDDIILVGGMSRMPLVRDKLKGLFGKNAQASVNADEAVALGAALYSGSVDKVSSVVLIDVLPMTIGVAMPGGGFKRVIERNSPLPTQRSFAISTSQDNEERMELSIFQGEDNHISANEYLGTVRMEGLPRGPKGSVRVAVTLKLDSECVLHVEAREYSTRKEVKATLATRYSPEELQKQLQVSKEAVNAAEERRGADLKDRAGRFWGFVKKALGRK encoded by the coding sequence ATGGATCAAGGTCGGCGTACCTCGGACCGCAAGTCGGTCGGTCTGTTGGTGAAGCTCAAGCATGAGTCCGTGGGGAGCTTCACCGAGGAGTTCGCCACCAACATCAGCCCTGGGGGCATGTTCATCCGCTCGCGCACGCCGCAGGCGGTGGGCACGCCCGTGCGCTTCGAGGTGCAGATCGCCAACGGCGTGCGCGTGCTCCAGGGCACCGCGACGGTGCGCTGGGTGCGCGAGCTGAACGACCCCGCGGGACCTCCGGGCATGGGGTTGCAGTTCCAGGAGCTGGACACCGCGAGCCGCGCGCTCGTGGACATGATGCTCCAGCGCAAGGCGGGCGGAGCCGCGCCGGTCGCCGCGCCGCTGCCTTCCATCGCGCCGGTCGTGGCGCCGGGCATCGCGCCGTTGGCCGCGCCGGGCATCGCGCCCGTGCGTCCGCCCGTGGCCGCGCCGGTCCCTGTCGCTGCCGCGCCCCGGCCCGCCGCCGTCCCCGCGCGTCCCGCCGCTGTCGCGCCGCCTGCCGCGCCCGCGCGTCCCGCCTCGGGTGGGGCCGCGCTCGACTCCCTGTTCGACGACCTGGATGCACCGTCCAGCCCCGCGCTCGCGGTGGACGAGCCGCTGTCCCTGGGCGGCGCGGATGAGCCGTTCTCGCTGGGGACTCCGGACGAGGCGCTGGGCCTGGCGGAGGCGGACTCCGCCAACGACGTGGACATCCCGCTGGACGAGCTCATCGCGGGCACGCCTCCGCCCGCCGTGCAGGGCGTGCTGTCGGGCGATGATGAACCGCTGCCCGGGCTCGACTTCGAGCTCGAGCCTCCGAGCGTGGACGCGCCCATCGCCATGGGCCAGGCGCTGGAAGAGGTGCCCATCGAAGTGGGCCTCTCCGTCGAGGACAGCGCGGCTTCGGGCGCGGGCGACGCGGGTGGGTTCGAGCTGGATTTCTCGGATGCCTTCGAGTCCGCGCCGCCACCTCGCGCCGCGCCGGTGCCTCCGGCGCCCGTGCAGCGCGCGGCCCCTCCGCCCCCTCCGCCCGCGGTGAAGCCGCCCGCGCCGCCGGCCCCCGCTCCGTCCTCCGGCGGCAGCACCGAGTTCGACTTCGACCTGTCGTCACTGGACGACAACCCGCTGGAGCTGGCGCACGAGCCCAAGTCGTCGGGCCGTCAGCGTCCGCCGCTGGGGCGTGAGCCGGCGTCCTCGCCCGGCCGTGCCGCCGCGCCGGGACTGGGCCGCGAGCCCGGGTCCGCAGCGGGCCGTGCGCCGGGACTGGGGCGTGAGCCCGGGTCCGCAGCGGGCCGTGCGCCGGGACTGGGGCGTGAGCCCGGCTCCGCCGCGGGCCGTGCCGCGCCTGGATTGGGACTGGAGCCCGGATCCGCGGGCCGTGCCGCGCCAGGCCTGGGGCTTGAGCCGCGCTCCTCCGCCGGTCGCCCGGCCGCGCCGGGTCTCGGACTGGAGCCCGGATCCGCGGGCCGTGCTGCTGTGCCGGGCCTGGGCCGTGAGCCCGGATCCGTGGCGGGGCGTCCTGCCGCGCGTGCTCCCGGTGAGCTGCCGTTGGAGCCCGGCTCCTTCGCCAATCGTCCCGCGGCGCCTGGCCCCACGGCGGGCCGCGCGCCCGACCTCGCCCTGGAGCCGGCATCGTCCTGGGGCCGCGCGGTGCCGCCCGCGCCGCCGCAGCCGCCCGCGCCGCCGCGCTCCTCCGGTGGCAGCACTGAGTTCGACCTGGACCTGTCCGTGGACGACGACGGGCCGCTGGAGCTGGCGCGCGAGCCCGTGTCCTCCCCGGGGCGTCCCCGGCCCGTGGCCCCGCCGCCGCAGCCGAGCGCGCTGCCTCCCTCCGTGCGCCAGGCCCCGTCCGCGCCCGCCGCGCCGAGCGCCCCCGCGATGCTCGCGCCCGCCGCCGCGCCGGTGCCCGCCGCGCCGGCCCCCCTGGATGCCAACGGCCAGGTGCGGCCCATCTACCTCACGCCGCCACAGCAGCCGCTGTCCGGCACGGGGCCGGTCATCGGCATCGACCTGGGCACCACGAACTCCTGCGTGGCGCTCCTGACCAACGGCCGGCCCGTCGTGCTCCGCTCGCGCGAGGGCTACAACACCATCCCGTCCGTCATCTCGCTGAGCGCGCAGAACAAGCTGCTCGTCAGCCACCGCGCGAAGAACCAGCTGGTCCTGCGGCCCACGCAGACCATCTACGGCGCGAAGCGCCTGGTGGGCCGTCCCTACGACAGCGCCGTGGTGAAGCAGGTGCGCGAGCGCTTCCACTACGAAATCACCCCCGACGCCGCGGGCCGCGCCGCCGTGCGCCTGGGCAACGACGTGCTGTCGCTGGAAGAGGTGCAGGGCATCATCCTGCGCGAGTGCAAGGAGATGGCCGAATCCCACCTCAACCAGAAGGTGGAGCGCGCCGTGGTGACGGTGCCGGCCTACTACTCCGAGCCCCAGCGTGAAGCGGTCCGCAAGGCGGGCGCGATGGCCGGCCTCAAGGTGGAGCGCATCCTCAACGAGCCCACGTCCGCGGCGCTCGCATACGGCCTCAACCGCGAGCTCAACAAGAAGGTGCTCGTCTACGACCTGGGCGGCGGTACCTTCGACGCGACCATCCTGCGCATCGAGAAGAACGTCTTCGAGGTGCTGGGCACCGGCGGCGACATCTTCCTGGGCGGTATCGACTTCGACAACCTCATCGTCGACTTCCTGCTGGAGCGCTTCCAGGAGAAGGAAGGCATCGCGTTCAACGGGGACGGCATCGCGCTGTCGCGCGTGGGCGACGCCGCCGAGCGCGCGAAGATGGCGCTGTCCGAGCGCAGCACCTTCGAGGTCCACATCCCCATGCTGATGATGGACGACGCGGGCCGCCCGAGGGACCTGCGCGTGACGATGACGCGGCAGGAGCTGGAGAAGATCTGCGACCCGCTGCTCAACCGCACCGTCGACGTGGTGCGCGACGTGCTGCTGGACTCCAAGCTGAAGGCCTCGGAGGTGGACGACATCATCCTGGTGGGCGGCATGAGCCGCATGCCGCTGGTGCGCGACAAGCTCAAGGGGCTGTTCGGCAAGAACGCGCAGGCGAGCGTCAACGCGGACGAGGCCGTGGCGCTGGGCGCGGCGCTGTACTCGGGCTCGGTGGACAAGGTGAGCAGCGTGGTGCTCATCGACGTGTTGCCCATGACCATCGGCGTGGCCATGCCCGGCGGCGGCTTCAAGCGCGTCATCGAGCGCAACAGCCCGCTGCCCACGCAGCGCTCGTTCGCCATCAGCACGTCGCAGGACAACGAAGAGCGGATGGAGCTGTCCATCTTCCAGGGCGAGGACAACCACATCTCCGCCAACGAATACCTGGGCACGGTGCGCATGGAGGGCCTGCCGCGCGGGCCCAAGGGCTCCGTGCGCGTGGCCGTGACGCTGAAGCTCGACTCCGAATGCGTGCTGCACGTGGAGGCGCGTGAGTATTCGACGCGCAAGGAAGTGAAGGCGACGCTCGCCACGCGCTACTCGCCGGAGGAGCTCCAGAAGCAGCTCCAGGTCAGCAAGGAGGCGGTGAACGCCGCCGAGGAGCGCCGGGGCGCGGACCTCAAGGACCGCGCGGGCCGCTTCTGGGGCTTCGTGAAGAAGGCCCTGGGCCGCAAGTAG
- a CDS encoding aldo/keto reductase, whose amino-acid sequence MRYRLFGRTGLYVSELCFGAMTFGGKGFYEPIGRTAQAEADQLVSISLESGINFFDTADVYSEGESEKILGKALGARRKDVVLATKVRGKVGPGPNQQGLSRAHIMSSIEGSLKRLGTDWVDLYQIHGFDPVTPFDETLRALDDVIRSGKVRYVGCSNLAAWQLAKANGIAARQGWTRFESLQAHYTIATRDLERELVPLLNDAQMGLMVWSPLSGGLLSGKQGRDGKGPDGSRRASFDFPPVNKDRAFDCIDAMRKIGDARGASVACVALAWLLARPHVSAIIVGAKNEEQLRDNLKASDFVLDPAELAELDKVSALPAEYPGWMIDFLGNLGRAPKNAR is encoded by the coding sequence ATGCGTTATCGGCTGTTCGGCCGCACGGGCCTTTACGTCTCGGAACTCTGTTTCGGAGCAATGACCTTCGGCGGGAAGGGCTTCTACGAGCCCATTGGTAGGACGGCCCAGGCCGAGGCCGACCAGCTCGTGTCCATCTCGCTCGAGAGCGGCATCAACTTCTTCGACACCGCTGACGTCTACTCCGAGGGCGAGTCCGAGAAGATCCTCGGCAAGGCCCTCGGCGCGCGCCGCAAGGATGTCGTGCTCGCCACGAAGGTGCGCGGCAAGGTCGGCCCGGGCCCGAACCAGCAGGGCCTCTCCCGCGCTCACATCATGAGCTCCATCGAGGGCAGCCTGAAGCGCCTCGGGACCGACTGGGTCGACCTCTACCAGATCCACGGCTTCGACCCGGTGACCCCCTTCGACGAGACCCTGCGCGCCCTCGACGACGTGATCCGCTCAGGCAAGGTGCGTTACGTCGGCTGCTCGAATCTCGCGGCATGGCAGCTCGCCAAGGCCAATGGCATCGCGGCGCGCCAGGGTTGGACCCGCTTCGAGTCATTGCAAGCCCACTACACGATCGCCACCCGCGATCTCGAACGCGAGCTCGTGCCTCTGCTGAACGACGCGCAGATGGGGCTCATGGTGTGGAGCCCGCTCTCCGGGGGCCTGCTGTCCGGAAAGCAGGGTCGTGACGGCAAAGGCCCTGACGGCTCGCGCCGGGCCAGCTTCGACTTCCCGCCCGTCAACAAGGACCGCGCCTTCGACTGCATCGACGCGATGCGGAAGATTGGCGACGCCAGGGGAGCGAGCGTCGCATGCGTCGCGCTTGCGTGGCTGCTCGCGAGGCCCCACGTCTCCGCGATCATCGTCGGCGCGAAGAACGAGGAGCAGCTCAGGGACAACCTGAAGGCGAGCGACTTCGTGCTCGACCCCGCCGAACTCGCCGAGCTCGACAAGGTGAGCGCACTGCCCGCCGAGTACCCAGGCTGGATGATCGATTTCCTGGGCAACCTGGGCAGGGCGCCGAAGAACGCTCGCTGA